From the genome of Rathayibacter sp. VKM Ac-2804:
GGCGCGACCCTGGGCAACGGAGCCGTCGTCGCCGACGCAGCACCCGGCAACCACCCCGGCACGCTGGTGAACGCCGGTGCCACCAGCGTCGCCGGGCCCTCCGGCACCTCGGGCGACCGCGCACTCTCGCTCCCGGGCGGCTCCAACACGTCGGCCGCACCGCACGTCCGCATCGCGCCGGGCCTGATCCCCGCCGGCACCCAGGACGTCACGATGTCCGCCTGGCTGCGCTGGAGCGGTGCTCCGGACTGCACCTGGCCCTTCACCCTCGGCTCGAGCGTCGACTCGCACGTGCTCGCCACCACGAAGTGCGGGCCCGCCGGCTTCGGCGCGATCAAGAGCGGCTCCGAGGTGCGAGGCGCCGGCAACACGCCGGTCGCCGCGAACCGCTGGGTACACATGGCGGTCGTCGTCAAGGGCGGCCAGTCGGTCTCGACCTACTTCGACGGCGCTCTCGTCGGCCAGGGGAACACCACCTACACCGCCGCCTCCGCGATCGGCACCTCCACGTTCTCCGGCTTCCTCGGCAAGTCGTTCTACGGCGGAGACGCCTACTGGGCCGGCGCCATCGACGACATGCAGGTCTGGACCTCCGCGCTCACCGCGGGCCAGGTGCAGCAGAGCGCCGCGAGCGTGCACTCCGTGCTCGCGAACCAGGACGCCGCCGTCTCGCTCGGCGACACCTCGAACGTGACCGCGAACCTGAACCTCCCCACGACCGGCGCCAACGGCTCCACGATCACCTGGACGTCGAGCGCCCCCGGCGTCGTCAGCACCAGCGGCGTCGTCACGCGGCCCGCCGCGGGGAACCCGGACGCGACCGTCACGCTGACCCCGACCGCCGTCCACGGCGGCGTCACCGTCGTCGGCCGGTCGACCACCGTCTTCGTCCCGGCGTACGCCGCCGGTGACAGCGCCGAGGCCGAGCTCGCCCGGGCCGTGGCCGACGGCATCAGCAACGACCCCGCCCTCGCCGGACCGGTGCGCGGCAGCCTGAACCTGCCCTCGACCGGAGCCGACGTCGCCGCCACCGCCGCGCGCGCGAACAGCTCGAGCGCCGTGGTCACCTGGACCTCCTCGAACGAAGCGGTCATCACCTCCGCCGACAAGGGCACCGCGCCTAACGTCGTCGCGAAGGGATCGCTCACGCGTCCGTCCACCGACACCACCGTCACCCTCACCGCGACGGTGACCGTCGCCGGCACCACGCCCCTCGTGCGGACGCTCACGCGCACCGTGCCTGCCGCGGCACCCGTAGCCGCGTCCGACCTCGACGCGTACCTGTTCGCGTACTTCACCGGCGACAGTGTCGAGGGCGAGAAGATCCGCTTCGCAACTTCCGACGGCAACGACTCGCTCCGGTGGAAGACTCTGAACGACGCTCAGCCGATCCTCACGTCGACCCTGGGCACGAAGGGTCTGCGCGACCCGTTCATCTTCCGCTCGAAGGAGGGCGACCGCTTCTTCCTGATGGCCACCGACCTCTCCGTCGGCACCACCGGCTTCGGCGGATCGACCAACCGCGGCAGCCGCTACCTCGAGATCTGGGAGTCCACTGACCTCGTCAACTGGGGCCAGCAGCGCCACGTCGAGGTCAACCTGCCGAACGCGGGCATGACCTGGGCGCCGGAGGCTACCTACGACCCCACCATCGACGCCTACGTCGTCTACTGGACGTCGGCTCTCTTCACCGACAGCACGCGCAACGTGGAGGACGGCAACGGACCGCAGATCCTCACCTCCACCACCCGCGACTTCCGCGACTTCACCACCCCCGAGGTCTGGTTCAAGGCCGCTGACGTCCCTTCGCTCAACAAGAGCAACGGCCTGATCGACGCCACCATGCTCAAGGACGGCGACACCTACTACCGCTTCACGAAGGCGACCGAGACCAGCGGCTGCCCCTCGCCCGACATCATCGGACAGAAGTCGACGAACCTGCGCGCTACCACCGCCTCCGGCGCGTGGAGCCTGATCGACACCTGCATCGGCCGCACCGCCGGAACGCCGGAGGTCGAGGGTCCCGAGATCTTCAAGACCAACGAGGGTGACCGGGCCGGGTACAAGTACTTCCTCTGGACCGACAACTACGGCGGCCGCGGCTACATCCCGCTCGGCACGAACTCGCTCGAGGGCGACATCCAGTGGACGATCCCCAGCAGCTTCTCGCTGCCGACCTCGCCGCGCCACGGATCCGTCGTCTCCATCACCGCGAAGGAGCGCGACGCGCTCGCGGCGAAGTGGAACCCGTCGCTCCTGGTGACCTCGATCGACGCCGTGGCGCGGACCGTGCAGGCGGGATCGACGACCGTCGACCTGCCCGCGACGGTGGGCGCGACCTTCAAGGACGGCCACCGCGAGACGGTCGCCGTGACGTGGGAGACCGCTGACCTCAGCACGCTGAAGAAGGCGGGGGACACCGTGCAGGTGCGCGGTCAGCTCGCCAACTCGGCCGCGACCCCCGCCATCGCCACGATCACGGCGACCGCTCCTCCTGGGCCCTCGGTGGAGGCCTCGGCCTCGAACCGCTGCATCGCCGGCAAGGTGACGGTCACCGCGACCGCCACCAACACCAGCGGCTCGACCGTCGAGATGACCGTCGCATCGCAGTGGGGGAGCAAGACCTTCACCGGCGTCGCACCCGGCAAGTCGGTCACCGCCGCCTTCAGCACCCGCGCTGCCTCGGTCACCGCGGGTGACGTGAACGTCACCTCGAAGGACTCGTCCGGCACCCGGACGGTCAGCGCACCCTACTCGGCACTCAGCTGCCGCTAGACCGAGATCCGGGAGGGGAGGAGTGCCGACCGCCCCCCTCCCGGATCTCTCCACCCCGGGGCCCCGGCTCCCGTTCTCCGGGGAGCACGGGCCGCAGCGTCCGTGCTCCCCGGGTCCCTCTCCTCGACGGAAGTAGACGAACAATGCGGTTCCGACGCACGACGGCCCTCCTGGTCGCCGCGAGCCTGACAGCGGGAGGCGCGGCGCTCAGCGCCGCCCCCGCGCAGGCCGCGGTCCCCGGTCCGATCCTCTCCTACGACTTCTCCTCGACCGCGGCCGCCGGCTCGCCCGTCACCGCGGGCACGACGCTCGTCGACTCCGCGGCGGGACGCTCCGCCACGGTCCGCGGCTCCGGAGCCACGACGGTCGTGGGACCGCGCGGCGGCACCGACCGCGCCCTGCGCCTCCCCGGCGGCGCCGCCGGGAGCTCCGCCGCCTTCGCCGAGATCGCGCCGGGACTGACCACGGCGGCGACCACCGACGTGACGATGTCCGCCTGGTTGCGCTGGGA
Proteins encoded in this window:
- a CDS encoding immunoglobulin-like domain-containing protein, with the translated sequence MSRSPRQERTRRSRLPRAGAALTLAVACLGGVLGPIGTAGAAESVPSPVLQYSFDDIGATLGNGAVVADAAPGNHPGTLVNAGATSVAGPSGTSGDRALSLPGGSNTSAAPHVRIAPGLIPAGTQDVTMSAWLRWSGAPDCTWPFTLGSSVDSHVLATTKCGPAGFGAIKSGSEVRGAGNTPVAANRWVHMAVVVKGGQSVSTYFDGALVGQGNTTYTAASAIGTSTFSGFLGKSFYGGDAYWAGAIDDMQVWTSALTAGQVQQSAASVHSVLANQDAAVSLGDTSNVTANLNLPTTGANGSTITWTSSAPGVVSTSGVVTRPAAGNPDATVTLTPTAVHGGVTVVGRSTTVFVPAYAAGDSAEAELARAVADGISNDPALAGPVRGSLNLPSTGADVAATAARANSSSAVVTWTSSNEAVITSADKGTAPNVVAKGSLTRPSTDTTVTLTATVTVAGTTPLVRTLTRTVPAAAPVAASDLDAYLFAYFTGDSVEGEKIRFATSDGNDSLRWKTLNDAQPILTSTLGTKGLRDPFIFRSKEGDRFFLMATDLSVGTTGFGGSTNRGSRYLEIWESTDLVNWGQQRHVEVNLPNAGMTWAPEATYDPTIDAYVVYWTSALFTDSTRNVEDGNGPQILTSTTRDFRDFTTPEVWFKAADVPSLNKSNGLIDATMLKDGDTYYRFTKATETSGCPSPDIIGQKSTNLRATTASGAWSLIDTCIGRTAGTPEVEGPEIFKTNEGDRAGYKYFLWTDNYGGRGYIPLGTNSLEGDIQWTIPSSFSLPTSPRHGSVVSITAKERDALAAKWNPSLLVTSIDAVARTVQAGSTTVDLPATVGATFKDGHRETVAVTWETADLSTLKKAGDTVQVRGQLANSAATPAIATITATAPPGPSVEASASNRCIAGKVTVTATATNTSGSTVEMTVASQWGSKTFTGVAPGKSVTAAFSTRAASVTAGDVNVTSKDSSGTRTVSAPYSALSCR